The sequence GTTGAGGCCTGCGGCGCGGGCAGCCGCCACCTGAGTCACAATGCTGGCGAACTCGTTAGCCGCGGGGATTTGGGCCGGCGATAGGAACGCGGCCATTCGGATCAGGCCGGAAAACATCCGGACGTCGGCAGGATTGTCGTTCATGGAAGCAAGGCGGCTGACCGCACATTCATGCGCGAGAAATTTGCGGGGCGGTGATTCACACAGGGCTTCCCAACGATATTGCTCGCCCGCCGGAAGGCTGATGAAGAACTTCAGCAGGGCATCCGCGGGCGCCCCGAAGATCTGGGTCAGCTCGGCCTTTATCGCGGGATGGCTGGCAAGCTCGGAGCGGATCTTCGTGCCGTACTCCTCGACATTCGCGACCGTATCCAGAGGCGGCAGCTTGGCCGGATCGAGCGTGAGCGGCTGAAACGTCAACGCGTTCGGATAATCAAAATCCTGGTTGTCGACGCGGCAGCGGAACAGGCGCGCGGCGAGACCGCCGCCGGCCCATTCCGTGATTTCGACAAGCGCGTCGCGCATCACCATCTCCCGCCTGCGTCACTCCGACCGCTTCAGATAGCTTCCGACGATGTTTTGGATGTCAGAGAGCGTCTTCTGCACGGTCTCGCTTTGCGCGGCCGCTTTGACCTGGTCGAGTGTGGCCGTGGATTTGCTGAACAAGACGTCGGTCGAGACACGACGAAGCTGATCGAGCGAAGCGCTTTCGACGTAGCGCTGCGCCGCGGCCGCCCAATCCGGCGCCTGCTTGAGATCGAGGCCGAGAACCGGAATGTAGACCCCCGCCTTGGCGCGAACCCGGTCAAGCCACGACGCCTGTTTTGTGAGTTCCGGAAGCTCCGACGGCAAAATGGTGGACGCGATCTTGGCGTGGAAGCCGGCATGGGCGGCGACGCTCTCCGGCTGACAATACAGGAAACCCTTGGCGAGCTTCGGCGGTTGCGCCGGCTCCGGCGAGAACAGAAACCGGAAGGTTTCGCGCAGATGTTGCGCGCAGTCCGGCGCCGCAGGATGGAACGCTACCGATCCGGGCCTACTTTGCGCCAGCGTGTCGGCGACGAAGGCCATCGCCGCGCGATCGGCTTCCCCCGGCGGCGGCGAAAACATCGCCGCCCAGGCGCCGAGCCTTGCGAGGCCTGCCCCGAGATCGCCGATCTCGGCGGCCGTCAGAATCTGGGCCTCTGCGGCGTTTGGCGAGCGGCTCAGCAAAAGCACAGCCGCGCCCTCCGTCGCTCTCGCCCTGCACACGAAGTGAACCGCATCGAGGCTTTGCCCTTTCAGGGCCGCACAGATCCAGTCGAACCAGGGCGAGACGAAGCCTAGCCCCTCCGCCGCGCTTTCCGCGATCTCGCTTGCGGAGTGGACGTGGGCGCGCTTGTCAAGCTTGACGCTCGGATTTGCCAACGCCTTGGCACAGGCGGCGTTGGGAAAGATGTGGATCCGGGTCTGGGCGCGCGGCGAGCCGGCGAGCAGCTCGCCGACGATGAGCTTGAGCTGGTCCACGGCGTTGGCCCGCGCTATCGACGGCGGCGGATCGAACAGGATGGCCGCCTCCAGCACGTCCGCGTTTTCGCGCGGACGCACCAGGAAATCCGGAAGTCTGAGAACGGGACGTGCAAGCTGCTCGCTCAGCACACGCTCCCATGGCAAAATTCCCAAGAAGCCGTAAGGACGCACCAAATCGAGCCAGAGGGGCAGGTCAGCGGCGGGATTCATCAACGCTAGACCAGCCTTCAATCCGTCATGAAGCTGAAGCGGAAGGCTCAGCACACCCGAGTCGTGCACCTGGTCCGGGCTCAGATGCTCGGAAACCCCGATCTCGTCGAGCGCGAGCCGCCAGGTCCGCCTGCCCTGCTCGCTGATCTCGCCGTAGCCCGTGAGATCGAACACGATCTTCGGCCTGTCTTCCGTGAGCGTCAGCGTCGTGCGCAGAACGATCAGGTCGGGATTGCTCCTCGCGAACGGGTTTGGAATCGCCTTCAAGAAATCCGACAGCGTGGTCTGCAGCGAGGTCATGGTCGCGGTCTCACGGCAAGGCCATCAGGCTACGCAGCGTCCAGGCGGTAAACGAGGTCGCGACGCCACCATGTGAATCGATTCGATTGGCGACGGAGCCGTCGAGCCCGATGAGGCGCGCTCCGGCCAAATCGATCGTCTCGCCGGGTCCCGGAATGGTGTTGACGAGGCGCTGGCCCGCGCCGCGAGGCCCGTAGCCCCCCAGCGCCGCGTAGGCGTTCGGCGGATTGCCGGCCGCGGTCTCGCCGGCTGCGATCTGCAGCTCGCCGAGGTCCTCGCGACGCAGAAGAGCCAGATGATAGATTTCGTGCAGCGGGATGTCGTGGTTGCTGTAGGTCGTGACGATCGGATTTGCGACGCGGTCCAGCACGCCGCGATAGCCTCCCGGGCCTTCCCGGCCCGGCACCGTGGCCGCAAAACTCAGATGCGACACCGCCGGCTGCAGCAGCAACAGCGAGCGTGCGTGGCAGCCGACAGCCGGCTGCGCTGCGAGCGCCGACAACATGATCTTCGCGCCGAAGGAATGACCAACCATGTGGAGCGGCCCCTGCGTCGACCGCTTGATGTCACGCAGCAGCGCCGCCACGCCGTTGGAACCGACGGTGCCGGCGCGGTCCTTCATGATGTAGAGCGATGCCAAGCGGACCGCCCACCGTGGGTCGAGGTAGCTGAGGATCCCAGCCGCGCCGGGTCTACCTCCGCCGGTCCCGCCCACCGTGCCGACATCGTCGAGATTGTCCCTGACCAGCGCCCCGCCTCCCGCGGCCTGCATCGCGGTCATCGCCGCGACGATCTTGTCCTCGGATGCCGGCGCCTCGTCGGGGCCGACGCGGTCCGCCTTGAGGGCCGGCTTCAGCATGCCGGCCAGCTCCCTGGCCTCGGCCTGCGTCAAGCGGGCCGCATGGACGAGTTGATAGAAGCGATCCCAATCAGTCGACGAAGGCAGGATGTTGAGCAGCTCCCCCGCGACGCATTCAGTCTCCAGATTCTGGCCGGTTGGCCCGGCCGCAGCCATCTGCGGCCCGCTGTCGGAAGGCAGCCACATGCTCGGCCAGGTGATGCCTACGAAGATCGGCGCGGGCCCTGGCGGAAGCGTCTGCAGCACTTCCTGCAAGTGGCTCAAAAACGTCCGGTACAGGTCGACGGCGTCGGCGAAATCGTTGTTCCAGCCGTGCGAGAAAAACAAGACTGGAGAAGTCGGCTTGGCGGCCAGCGCCGCGAGCAACGCCGCACGGGTGCCCGGCGACGTGCATACGCCATTCCTGTCGAAGCGCACCAGCCAAGTTTCAAGGTTGATGCCCTCAAGCGGATAGGGACCTGCCGCGCGAACTTCTGGCATGGGGCTACCCTAATAATTTTGAACGAATAACGCTGAACTTAAAATTGAAGCTTAAGACGAAGGCACGCGTTTGTCGAGCATGAAACCGTTTTTGTTGCGACTGCCCGCACTCAGCTGAACGGCGACCACTCGACCGGCTTCTAAAGCCCGCCCAACTACAACCGGATGGCACGTATACCGCTCTTAGACTATCATTAGATATGATGGGTCCACGTGCCCAGCTCCACCTCTACGGGGGGTGAAATGCCCGACGGGCGTCAAGTAAGTCCCTGGACATTGCGAGGCGCAAATACGGACACTTGGCTTCTGCGGGGTGACGAGAGCCGTGCCAGCAAACCGGCGGGCACCCGAACGGCGCTGGTCGAGCGCATGCCGCATTTGCTAGATGCGCCGGCGCTTCTGCTCTCACGAAGCTGGAACAGGCGGCTTTCCGTCTGCGGTAAGGCACTACGGGCGTTTTCCGCGGCGAGTCGAGGACTGGGCGGTTGCCACGTGAGACCCGGATCTACGGCCGAAGCGCTGGGGTTATCAAGCCGCAGAGCATCTAGCCGTTATCCGATCGGGCGCGGATCGCGGCCCCGCTCCCGTTCCGCTAGAGCGCATCCTGACCGGGCAGCGAGCTTCCAGTGCCCTCAAGGACGAGCCACGACAGACTTTCTGAGCATCTGGCTACCGGTCTGCTCATTTGACCAAGCGCGGAAGGTTTCCGTGCCGATCAAGCGGGCGCTGCACTCGTCTGGCAAGGGTGCCGAGAATTTCTGGCACACGCCGCGCTCGAGCGCAAAACGGAAGGAGCATGACAGTGTCTGGGTTTGAGTTGTTCTTGCCATCTTCACTGCCTGCGACGGAGCTGCTCGCTCGCACGAAGCATGATGGGGTCATTCTCCATGTTAGCCTCAATTTTTCTCCCGGGAACACGGAGATTCAGTTCGATCTCAGCCAGCGCACGGGCGTTGCTCAGCATGAACACCGCGTTTGGAAGTACCCGCTTGCGGTTATGGGCGTGCCATCAAGCCTCCTGCAGCCGCAACAAGATTTCACTTTGCCACCTGAGATTGCTATGGATTTGCGCGACGAGTTGACCGCGCAGGCTCTGCCAGCTGAGCAACCTTTGTGGCTGGATCTGGTTCGGCCTTATGGTCTGCTTGGTGCGCTTCCCTGGGAATCGGCCCTCGGAGAACATCTCCGCAGACCCATTTTGCGCTTGCCGACTTTCCTAGAGCGACCACATGAGGATCAGAACATTGCCGACGTCGCCATTCTTGTTACCGCAGATCCGAACGCTCATCAGGACCGTACGGTTTGGCAGGTGCGAGCGGTGGTGGAAGCCATTCTGACCGGATCGAAACGCCTGCAGACACGGGTGCATATTTTCGCGCCGGAGCCCTGGCATGAGCTGCTCACGCGGCTTCCTTCCGAACAGCTCGTTGAAAGACCGACACAGCTTTACCAGCCACCTCCGATAAGGCGTGGGCCAGCTGATCTACGGCGGCTATGGACCAAATGGATGTCCGAATCACTTGGAGGGCAAGCTCTAGACGCTGTGCACGTCATCTGTGATGTCGAGCCGACCATGACCAACTCAATGCTGGTTCTCAGGCAGCCGTGGAAAACACAGGGCCGGCAAGTCGTAACGTGGCTCTCTGTCGAAGATCTGTGCGCAATGCTCACGCTTCTGGGCGCGTGGGCCGTGACCATTACTCCGCGGACGCATTTGCATTGCATGAATGCCGCTGCGTTCTTCGCAGACACGGCCGCGCACACGCGTCCCGGACCGTTGCTCTACCATCCGCTCGAAGTGCCGGACGACGCAAATGCCCTCACGGACGGCTATCGTTTCCTGCTCTCCCCAGAGCCGACACAACCGCCGACCTTGTTGCGCGGTTTCCTATATGGATTGCCGAGTGCCGTTGCAGACGCGGCTACAAAGGTCGGAGACGAGAGCCCGGCCAACAACTCGGCAATGTTAACGAAAGGAAGCAGCGTTCCTCCGCCCCAGCAGGTGCCAAACTGGGCCTCGGCAACCCAGCGCTTTTTTGAGAACGCGATGCTCGACGAACTTCGCCGAGCGTCGGACGACGTTCTACTATCCAGGTCCAATGGGATCGGGAAAACTGTAAATTCCGCTTCTGTTCGGCAGACGCTCTCCGACATCAAAGACGTTGTCTCGCGACATCTATCTTTGGGCACGTCAGCAACCACTGGCGACGCTCGTTCCCACCTGCGAACATCGATTAGTCCATCGCAGTTCGTACGACCGCACGAAGCTATCGTTGAGATCGGAGCCTCAGACAAGGGAAGGCTGAGCGTGCGGCTGCTAAAAAGTTTGGTAGGCCACCACGATTCTAGAAGACACAAATCGATGTTCCTGGATTACGCCAAGCTACCAAAGCTGGACACACTTCAGAACGTGACCAGTTATGCGACCCAAATCAGGGACGCTCTTTGTCGGCATAGGGCGGTCGCAGCAGAGCTCGAGCGCATCGCCGGCTCTACTCCGTCCGCGCTTCGGTTTGTCGTCGACGTGCCAGAGGCTGAAACGCCACGATGGGAGGCGGTCTCGATGCCGCCGTTTCTCGCGCTCAAGCCGGACTGCACCGTTACTCGTATCGCTTACAAATCGGACATCCGAGATCCCGGCGTGCGGACCTTTAGCTGGCCCATACGAATGATCGCCTTCCTTTCGGCTGCGAATGCATCGGCAGAGGAAGAATTAAAAGCGATCCACAGCGCAGTGCTGCTCGCGAGGCAGCGGGGTCTCCGACTCATATGTTCCATCTACCTTGGTGAGCAACAATTGATCGATAGGGCGAGCGAATATCCCGGAGTTGACGTTACCTTTGTGCCGCCATCTGCCCTTGAAGTCGGGCAGGTCATCAAGGATCAATCGCCGCAAATCGTCCACTTCTTCTGCCATGGCCTAAACGAGGCGGGGGAGCGTCTTCTGGAACTCGCGACAATTTGCGATTGGGACACTCAAAAAAGGATCGGAAGTGTCCGTATGTCGATTGAGCGCCTGCGGCAAGTTCTGATTTCAACTGGCGCCACATGGCTAACCGTGCTGAACACCTGCAGCGGGGCGACACCTGCGGGATCGCTTCCGTCCATGGCAAGCGAACTGGCTCAGAGCGCCTCCCCCGTGACTATCGGCATGGCGGAGCCGATCAAGGCGGATGCCGCAACCGTATTCACGCGCGCGTTCTATGGACGCGTGTTCGAAAAGCTCAAGGAATCGCTCTCAGGTGTTGATTGGGGCGATGCAGCCATGCTGGATCTGGGGCTTGCTGTCAACGCCGCTCGCGAAAAGCTGCACGAAGAATATCAGGACACCCCCAAGGACGCGTACGGAACATGGTGCCTACCAGTGCTGTACGAGCGTGATACACCACTCAGAGTCCTCATGCTCCCGGAAGACATGAAGACGCGCATCGAGCTCATCGCGGGAGCGTTGCGTAGTCTCCCGGCAAGCACGCCCCTCTTGGTGCGCAAGGAAATCCTCAAGACGCTCGGGAATCCTCCTCCGGTTCCCGAGAAGCTGCGCCCCGACGCCTTCGGTAATCTTGTTTAGCGGAGGAAGTGCGATGACAGACGCAATAGAGCGACCGGACGCGCTTCGGATCAATGCGTGAACGGGCGAGGACGCTCCAATGCAAGGTCTTCCCGGCTGCAAATAGCTGAGCATACAAGCTATCTGTTTGCTCATCGCGCTTTAGGGAGGATCACATCTCCCTTGCCCCCTCGGACGCGCTCGATTCCGTTTATTTTTGCGGCGCAACATGCCAACTGACCAACGATGTATGAAAGGGAGGAGTAGCATGGCCGACGACAGCGCACTGTATCGCCTAATCAGCCGACTTTCCGAACTTGAGATGCTGGAGCTTATGCGTGCTGCCGGCATAACCGATACGCGGCCATCGATCCTTAAGGCAAGATCAGGAAGGCCATCGGAGGGGCAACAACGGGTGAACGACACACGACGCCGATGACCCGGGCCCCGAGGTGCTTCGCCCAGGGCGCGAGTATCTGACCGAGTGCGCCGGCGGCGCCGAAAAGCAGCACGACGTGTCCGGGCTTGACGTGGAAGGTGCTTTTGATGAGGTACTGCGCCGTGATGCCCTTGAAGGTGATCGAGGTCGCCTGTTCCGACTTGATCGCGTCCGGTAGTTTCACCAGGCGGTTCGCAGGATAAAGCCGTCCTGTGGCGTAGCTGCCGATCGGACCGACCGCATAGCCGATCGGCGACGCCGACGTTGGTGACGTCGGGACTGACCGCGGCGACGAGCCCCGCCCCCTCTAAGCCGAGCCCGCTGGGGAGCTTGATCGGCACCGCGCCGTTGCGCTGCGTAACGTCGAGAAAATTCACGCCAATGGCTTCCTGGTCGAGCCAGACCTGGCCGGCGCCGGGCTTTTCCTGCTCGACCCGTTTGTCTTCAGGACTTCGGGTCCTCCGGCCTTCTCCAGGCGAATTGCCGCTGCTGTCATGTGGCCTCCAGAATTGCACGCGCGCGCCGGGCCCGAGGCGGTCCCGCGCGCGGCATGATTGGCTTGTGATCGAACTCAGGCGGGGGTGTAGGTCGCCTCGACGGTCCAGGCGTCCTTCGACTGGCTGTAGAGTTGCCAGAAGTGATCGGCGACGGCCTGGGCCTCCTTGGTTTCCGGGGAGACGAAGCCCGCGACAGTCACCGTCGCACCGTGGACGCCCTTCTCTCGCAGCGACTCGAAGAGCCCCTGCGCCAAGGCGCGGATGCCGGCCTTGCCGATGCTGAGCGACAGGTAATCCGGGCTGGGAGCGAGAGCGAAGCCGCCGCCCATCAGCAGGATTGCGCCAGACTTGCGGGCTTCCATCTTCGGAGCAACCGCCTGAGCCGCCGCGAGCGCGCCGCCGATGTTGACCGTCAGATCGCTGTTGAACGTGTCGCTCGGCTGCTCGGCGACGCTCGCCTTGCGCATCAACGCCGCGTTGTAGTGCATCACGTCGATCTGGCCGTGCTGCTTCTCGACCTCGGCGACGAGCTTAACGACACTCTTCCGATCACTTGAGTCCACCGTCTTCACCTCGGCCTTCTAGCCCTTGGCCTTCAACCAGTCCGCGAGTTGCTGGGGTCTTCGTGGCGCTGCGAGCGGCGAGCACGATCTCGAACCCTTCCTTCGCAAACCGTTCCGCAGTCGCGATGCCTTCGCCCGAACTGCGCACTCGTCGCCGACATTTCGGAGATTATTCTGATGGCCGGACTCGACGGGGCCGGCATCTCGTTGCTGCCGGACTGCTGGTTCGGTCGTCGCTGCGGGAGAAGAAACTCACTCACGTACTGCCGGGCTGGACAGGGAAGGGCGACGGCGGCGTCTACGCGATCCTGCCGCCGGGACGTCTGGTCCCGGCGAAGACGCGGGTCTTCGTCGAAGCCATCGCGGAGGCGATCAAGGCTGGCTGGTTTCGCGACTGAACGCAGCGGCGTTGTCTCGCGGCGTCCGTCGAAATGCCCTGGAATTGACCGAAGTCACGGACCGCATACGGTTGGCTCTATTACTGGCTCAACGCGAAGGGCGGCCGGTCCTTCTCGGAGATCCTGTCCGAGGCATTCGTCGCGCACGCCCACGAAAACTCCATCTCAACGGCCGCATCGCGCTCGATGCTTCGGTGCTGCCCGGCACCTACACCCTGAAGAAAGCCGCCAAGGAATGCGGCATCATCTGAGAGCAGATGCGCAGTCTCGGCGTGAATCTCGGGCTCATACGGTGAGGCCGTCAGGGCAATCGCGAAAGACCTCCGAAACAGCGTGGATTTCACCGCCGCAAGAGCCATTCTCGGCGTCGAAGGCAAAGTCGTGCACGAGCTCATCTCCTCCGGCATGATCGCACCCCTGTTCGGCGGCCGCAAGTGGAGACAACGATACGCCTTTCTGCGAAGCGATCTGGATGCTTTCATCGCACGAATACTCGGCGGATCATCGCCGATCGACGCCCCTCCGACGGCCTGATGGCGGCCGTCGACGCACGTCAAAGCTTCAACCTGTCCGGTGTCCTGTTCCTGCGATTGATCGCAGAAGGTCATGTGAAAGTCGTGGCGCACCTAGAGAAGTCGCCAGGGGTCGCCGGCGCGTTGGTGGGCCGGCAAGACCTCAGAACGGCGCTGGTTCTGATGGCCATCAACGCCGTCGTGAACCACTTCGGGAGCAAGCTAAACCAAGCCCGCCTCTCATCCAGAAGAACAAGGACAGGCCCCGTCGCT comes from Bradyrhizobium sp. CCGE-LA001 and encodes:
- a CDS encoding CHAT domain-containing protein; this encodes MSGFELFLPSSLPATELLARTKHDGVILHVSLNFSPGNTEIQFDLSQRTGVAQHEHRVWKYPLAVMGVPSSLLQPQQDFTLPPEIAMDLRDELTAQALPAEQPLWLDLVRPYGLLGALPWESALGEHLRRPILRLPTFLERPHEDQNIADVAILVTADPNAHQDRTVWQVRAVVEAILTGSKRLQTRVHIFAPEPWHELLTRLPSEQLVERPTQLYQPPPIRRGPADLRRLWTKWMSESLGGQALDAVHVICDVEPTMTNSMLVLRQPWKTQGRQVVTWLSVEDLCAMLTLLGAWAVTITPRTHLHCMNAAAFFADTAAHTRPGPLLYHPLEVPDDANALTDGYRFLLSPEPTQPPTLLRGFLYGLPSAVADAATKVGDESPANNSAMLTKGSSVPPPQQVPNWASATQRFFENAMLDELRRASDDVLLSRSNGIGKTVNSASVRQTLSDIKDVVSRHLSLGTSATTGDARSHLRTSISPSQFVRPHEAIVEIGASDKGRLSVRLLKSLVGHHDSRRHKSMFLDYAKLPKLDTLQNVTSYATQIRDALCRHRAVAAELERIAGSTPSALRFVVDVPEAETPRWEAVSMPPFLALKPDCTVTRIAYKSDIRDPGVRTFSWPIRMIAFLSAANASAEEELKAIHSAVLLARQRGLRLICSIYLGEQQLIDRASEYPGVDVTFVPPSALEVGQVIKDQSPQIVHFFCHGLNEAGERLLELATICDWDTQKRIGSVRMSIERLRQVLISTGATWLTVLNTCSGATPAGSLPSMASELAQSASPVTIGMAEPIKADAATVFTRAFYGRVFEKLKESLSGVDWGDAAMLDLGLAVNAAREKLHEEYQDTPKDAYGTWCLPVLYERDTPLRVLMLPEDMKTRIELIAGALRSLPASTPLLVRKEILKTLGNPPPVPEKLRPDAFGNLV
- a CDS encoding SDR family NAD(P)-dependent oxidoreductase, with product MDSSDRKSVVKLVAEVEKQHGQIDVMHYNAALMRKASVAEQPSDTFNSDLTVNIGGALAAAQAVAPKMEARKSGAILLMGGGFALAPSPDYLSLSIGKAGIRALAQGLFESLREKGVHGATVTVAGFVSPETKEAQAVADHFWQLYSQSKDAWTVEATYTPA